One part of the Longimicrobium sp. genome encodes these proteins:
- a CDS encoding ABATE domain-containing protein — protein sequence MSIGENPFAARTLAGGRLCLDFTNTISQHAPEPEGDWLHDYADLVWWVLRAGVLDEAAAEKLFNRAGGEPARAAEVFARAIEFREALFRVLSSSDDAREMSADDLAVVNRELSAALVHLRVRPEGEGFAWGWDDGGLDRVLWPVVRDAAELLVSEDLARVGGCAGERCDWLYLDTSRNRSRRWCTMADCGNRAKARRHYHRHRETAEPSS from the coding sequence CCTGGCGGGCGGGCGGTTGTGCCTGGACTTCACCAACACCATCAGCCAGCACGCGCCCGAGCCGGAGGGCGACTGGCTGCACGACTACGCCGACCTGGTGTGGTGGGTCCTGCGCGCGGGGGTGCTGGACGAGGCGGCGGCGGAGAAGCTCTTCAACCGCGCGGGCGGGGAGCCGGCGCGAGCGGCGGAGGTGTTCGCGCGCGCCATCGAGTTCCGCGAGGCGCTGTTCCGCGTGCTCTCGTCGTCCGACGACGCCAGGGAGATGTCGGCGGACGACCTGGCGGTGGTGAACCGCGAGCTCTCCGCCGCGCTCGTACACCTGCGGGTGCGGCCGGAGGGGGAGGGCTTTGCCTGGGGGTGGGACGACGGCGGGCTGGACCGGGTGCTGTGGCCCGTGGTGCGCGACGCCGCCGAGCTGCTGGTCTCCGAAGACCTGGCGCGCGTGGGCGGGTGCGCGGGCGAGCGGTGCGACTGGCTGTACCTGGACACCAGCCGCAACCGCAGCCGCCGCTGGTGCACCATGGCCGACTGCGGCAACCGCGCCAAGGCCAGGCGCCACTACCACCGCCACCGCGAGACCGCCGAGCCTAGCTCATGA